One window of Methanogenium organophilum genomic DNA carries:
- the glnA gene encoding type I glutamate--ammonia ligase, producing the protein MTSSTDVAKILERIEADKVKFVRLQFSDIQGLPKNVAIPAWQTEKALTDGISFDGSSIEGFARIEESDMVLKPDMSTYSLLPWRGSDSPVARFICDVYLPDGTPFEGDPRYILKKTLAEAKEMGFTFNTGPELEFFLFRLDQDGMPTTVSQDKGGYFDLAPADLAEDVRAEIVLALTDMGFEIEASHHEVAESQHEIDFKYGDALKTADNVITFKYATKSIALKNGLNATFMAKPRFGINGSGMHVNASLFKDGKNAFYDPEAPLQLSEMSQQFIAGVLEHVKAITRIANPTVNSYKRLVPGYEAPVYVSWSASNRTALIRVPAPRGSSTRMELRSPDPTCNPYLTFAAILAAGLDGIKKQLDPPAGVNQNIFEMTDDERSKAHIDTLPSDLITANRHLMEDTLICDVLGSHVIDGLNTIAQIEWDSFRTSVHPWEVEHYLTRF; encoded by the coding sequence ATGACATCGTCTACTGATGTTGCAAAAATATTAGAGAGAATTGAGGCAGACAAGGTCAAATTTGTGCGCCTGCAGTTTTCTGACATCCAGGGATTGCCAAAGAATGTGGCAATTCCAGCTTGGCAGACGGAAAAAGCTCTCACGGACGGAATCTCATTTGATGGTTCTTCTATTGAAGGATTCGCTCGTATTGAAGAATCCGACATGGTCCTGAAGCCGGATATGTCAACATACTCCCTCCTCCCCTGGAGAGGCAGTGACTCCCCGGTTGCACGATTTATCTGTGACGTATATCTTCCTGACGGAACCCCATTTGAAGGCGACCCCCGGTACATTCTGAAGAAGACACTTGCTGAAGCAAAGGAGATGGGATTCACCTTTAACACAGGCCCCGAACTTGAGTTCTTCCTCTTCAGGCTTGATCAGGATGGCATGCCCACCACAGTTTCACAGGACAAGGGCGGGTACTTCGACCTTGCACCGGCAGATCTGGCAGAGGATGTCCGCGCTGAGATTGTTCTCGCATTAACGGACATGGGTTTTGAGATTGAGGCATCCCACCACGAGGTCGCTGAAAGCCAGCACGAAATTGACTTTAAGTATGGTGACGCCCTGAAGACCGCCGATAACGTCATCACCTTCAAGTATGCAACCAAATCCATTGCGCTCAAGAACGGATTGAATGCTACATTCATGGCAAAGCCGAGATTTGGCATCAACGGAAGCGGAATGCATGTGAATGCATCCCTCTTCAAAGACGGAAAGAATGCATTTTATGATCCTGAAGCACCCCTTCAGCTCTCAGAAATGTCCCAGCAGTTCATTGCCGGTGTGCTTGAACACGTGAAGGCCATCACCCGTATCGCCAATCCAACGGTCAACTCGTACAAGCGGCTGGTGCCCGGATATGAAGCACCCGTCTATGTGAGCTGGAGTGCATCGAACCGTACAGCCCTCATCCGCGTTCCCGCCCCTCGTGGCAGCAGTACACGGATGGAACTCAGGAGTCCTGATCCAACCTGCAATCCATACCTGACCTTTGCCGCAATCCTTGCTGCAGGTCTGGACGGAATTAAAAAGCAGCTCGATCCCCCTGCAGGCGTGAATCAGAACATCTTCGAGATGACCGATGATGAGCGGAGCAAGGCACATATTGACACCCTTCCATCAGACCTGATTACCGCAAACAGGCACCTCATGGAAGACACCCTCATCTGCGATGTACTCGGAAGCCACGTCATTGATGGTCTTAACACCATCGCACAGATTGAATGGGATTCATTCCGGACGTCGGTTCACCCCTGGGAAGTTGAACATTACCTGACAAGGTTCTAA
- a CDS encoding phosphate uptake regulator PhoU, translating into MEIRKVQVTGGSSFIVSLPKEWIRTSEIHKNDPVGLIIQPDGSLTITPKISGKASERVKKIDLTRYDSADILFRSLIGAYVAGYNVIEIISPGRIPSWVHKSVRKFTQRTVGQEVSDQTDKKIVIRDLLNPGEMPFSSTLRRMGVIVAGMQRDAVFALKTRDEELVEDVILRDRDVNRLYWLVARQFNLLLRNVSLSRDMGIHIELALIYLQISRVIERVGDHVVKIAESIRSLMYTSIEKKIIEIIEVKSRESLQIFEDSMESLFEKDILKANEIITEVRGFSEKCNDISAWLFDLGAPGVVSIGYCVENFRRVGEYAGVISENAINYLITENS; encoded by the coding sequence ATGGAAATCCGGAAAGTTCAGGTAACGGGCGGGTCGTCTTTTATTGTTTCGCTCCCGAAAGAATGGATACGGACCTCAGAAATACATAAAAATGATCCTGTGGGCCTGATTATTCAGCCCGACGGGTCGCTCACCATCACACCAAAAATATCAGGCAAGGCGTCAGAGCGGGTGAAAAAAATTGATCTGACCCGATACGACAGTGCTGACATACTATTTCGCTCTCTTATTGGCGCCTATGTGGCGGGCTATAATGTTATTGAAATAATCTCACCAGGGAGGATCCCATCCTGGGTGCACAAATCGGTACGGAAATTTACCCAACGAACAGTAGGGCAGGAGGTTTCTGATCAGACAGACAAAAAGATCGTGATCCGCGACCTGCTAAATCCAGGAGAAATGCCGTTTTCCAGCACCCTTCGGAGAATGGGCGTAATTGTTGCCGGTATGCAGCGGGATGCAGTGTTTGCGCTGAAAACCCGTGATGAGGAACTCGTCGAGGACGTAATTCTTCGCGATCGTGATGTAAACCGACTCTACTGGCTTGTTGCACGCCAGTTCAATCTTCTGCTACGGAATGTTTCATTATCCCGCGACATGGGCATCCACATTGAGCTGGCCCTCATCTATCTGCAGATTTCGCGTGTCATCGAACGTGTGGGCGACCACGTTGTCAAGATTGCTGAAAGTATCCGAAGCCTCATGTACACCTCCATTGAAAAGAAAATTATTGAAATAATTGAGGTTAAAAGTCGGGAATCCCTTCAGATTTTTGAGGACAGTATGGAATCGCTTTTTGAAAAAGACATTCTGAAAGCAAATGAAATAATCACCGAGGTAAGAGGATTTTCAGAAAAATGCAACGACATCTCAGCGTGGCTTTTTGATCTGGGTGCACCAGGCGTTGTCTCAATTGGGTATTGTGTTGAAAATTTCCGCAGGGTCGGAGAATATGCGGGAGTAATTTCAGAGAATGCCATCAACTACCTGATTACAGAAAATTCCTGA
- a CDS encoding DUF128 domain-containing protein produces MIFERSERKSVEILRILSEQQGPLGAKRLSELLAERGFAMSDRAVQYYLQYLDEKGFTRKVGNKGRVLTAEGSSEAEDALVDDRMGFVISRLEQLSFNVTFNPETLKGDIAYNLTFVPYDEIKNVTKAFDDVVARGYNFFRGYSITDNDPRLPPDNVGFISACSITMDGVLQNNGIGVDIVYGGRFRITDNTPVCFDDLIGYRGTTIDPLYLFINAGLTSVRSLVDTGSGVALANVREVTVQAKERVEKIIDDMADCGFIRPVGIGTSPFNLRPNPYRLSIVFYSGMNLVANAVECGCNINTEIGAGLIPFSRIADNKR; encoded by the coding sequence GTGATCTTTGAACGTTCAGAGAGAAAATCCGTTGAAATATTGCGCATTCTTTCAGAACAGCAGGGGCCTCTCGGAGCGAAGCGTCTCAGCGAACTTTTGGCTGAACGGGGTTTTGCAATGTCAGATCGGGCAGTACAGTATTATCTGCAGTACCTCGATGAGAAGGGATTTACCCGTAAAGTTGGAAATAAAGGGCGGGTTCTTACAGCAGAGGGTTCTTCTGAGGCAGAGGATGCCCTTGTTGATGACCGCATGGGGTTTGTTATATCCCGGCTTGAACAACTTTCTTTTAATGTAACATTTAATCCGGAGACGTTGAAGGGGGATATTGCCTACAACCTGACGTTTGTACCGTATGATGAGATCAAAAATGTTACAAAGGCATTTGATGATGTTGTTGCCCGTGGATATAACTTTTTTCGGGGCTACTCGATAACCGACAACGATCCACGTCTCCCTCCCGATAATGTCGGCTTTATTTCTGCCTGTTCAATAACAATGGACGGGGTTCTCCAGAATAATGGGATTGGCGTTGATATTGTGTATGGGGGCAGATTCCGTATTACTGATAACACTCCCGTGTGTTTTGATGACCTGATCGGGTATCGGGGAACAACAATTGACCCTCTGTATCTTTTTATTAATGCAGGCCTGACGTCTGTTCGGAGTCTGGTTGATACCGGGAGTGGGGTCGCACTTGCAAATGTCAGGGAAGTGACTGTTCAGGCGAAAGAAAGGGTGGAGAAGATTATTGATGATATGGCTGATTGCGGTTTTATCCGCCCGGTTGGTATAGGCACAAGTCCTTTCAACCTGCGCCCAAACCCATACCGTCTTTCAATAGTATTTTACAGTGGAATGAATCTGGTGGCGAATGCGGTTGAGTGCGGATGCAATATAAATACAGAAATTGGGGCCGGCCTCATTCCATTTTCAAGAATTGCTGACAATAAGAGATGA